A genomic segment from Clostridium pasteurianum BC1 encodes:
- a CDS encoding DUF6103 family protein yields MKKTSLKLSYDEEKLKAISVALKSKNKNLNDELIKFLDGLYNKNVPKLLKQFIEESESSETIKETAVETQSE; encoded by the coding sequence ATGAAGAAAACATCTTTAAAATTATCATATGACGAAGAAAAATTGAAAGCTATTTCAGTAGCTTTAAAGTCAAAAAATAAAAATTTAAATGATGAATTAATTAAATTTTTAGATGGATTATACAATAAAAATGTACCCAAATTGCTAAAGCAATTTATTGAAGAAAGTGAATCATCAGAGACAATAAAAGAGACAGCAGTAGAGACACAATCAGAATAA
- a CDS encoding SHOCT domain-containing protein: MSYKRPSPKKPVLITALIFALLGGFMTSQFPTTDSILTTIAVSLTMAGSSAILGAIVGFIIYVIFKPSNTSILLREQTELLRNKMGDSKGSKADELNKIAELRKNGAITEEEFNRLKNEILNRK; encoded by the coding sequence ATGAGTTATAAAAGACCATCACCAAAAAAACCAGTTCTAATAACAGCATTAATTTTTGCATTGCTAGGAGGTTTTATGACTTCTCAATTTCCTACTACGGATTCGATACTAACAACTATTGCAGTTTCTTTAACTATGGCAGGCAGCTCAGCAATATTGGGAGCCATAGTAGGCTTTATTATTTATGTAATATTTAAGCCTTCTAATACAAGTATATTGCTAAGAGAACAGACTGAATTATTAAGAAATAAAATGGGAGATAGTAAAGGTAGTAAAGCAGATGAATTAAACAAGATAGCAGAACTAAGGAAAAATGGTGCTATAACAGAAGAAGAATTTAACAGATTAAAGAATGAAATTTTAAATAGAAAATAA
- the ltrA gene encoding group II intron reverse transcriptase/maturase: MNGNHSMTEKSEKLSDKEKLEFQWKSIDWNKAEDEVNRLQIRIAKATQEKKWNTVKRLQYLLTHSYYAKALAVRKVTTNKGKNTSGVDKELWSTTASKMQAVLSLTDKNYKAKPLRRVYIEKKGKKAKRPLGIPCMYDRAMQALYALALDPVSEVTADTKSFGFRKNRCCQDACEYIFTALSRENCAKWILEGDIKACFDYISHEWLIENIPMDKSVLKQFLKAGFVFENELFPTDDGTPQGGVISPILANMALDGMQKALSDRFHTNKLGRVDNRFQIANKVYLVRYADDFIVTAATKEIAEEAKELIREFLQTRGLELSEEKTKITHINDGFDMLGWTFRKWNEKLIVKPSKKSVDNFVASLSETILKRGKAWKQEVLIEKLNQQIRGWTNYHQSVCASEAFAHTDYILYELLWRWAKRRHPHKGKWWVSTNYWHKKGNRNWVFSTDTKELLRVDHIPIVRHTKVRMNANPYFDTQYFNDRKFNNGMKRLSGRFKLVWKNQSGCCYHCGMPMEISDDREIFFKVRKSIGGKDEVPNMAYVHKHCQQIYLECRSKE; this comes from the coding sequence ATGAATGGTAATCATTCAATGACGGAGAAATCCGAGAAGTTATCAGACAAAGAAAAGCTAGAATTCCAATGGAAAAGTATTGATTGGAACAAAGCCGAAGACGAAGTTAATAGGCTACAAATCAGGATTGCTAAGGCAACTCAAGAAAAGAAATGGAACACAGTAAAAAGACTTCAGTATTTATTAACGCATTCGTACTATGCAAAAGCGTTGGCGGTTAGAAAAGTGACCACCAACAAAGGGAAAAACACTTCAGGTGTAGATAAAGAATTGTGGTCAACCACAGCTTCTAAAATGCAAGCAGTGCTATCCCTTACAGACAAGAACTACAAAGCAAAGCCACTAAGACGAGTATATATCGAGAAAAAAGGCAAGAAAGCAAAGCGACCACTAGGTATTCCATGTATGTATGACAGAGCAATGCAGGCATTGTATGCACTTGCACTTGACCCCGTATCAGAGGTGACAGCAGACACGAAATCATTTGGATTCAGAAAAAATCGCTGTTGTCAAGATGCGTGTGAATACATATTCACAGCACTATCAAGAGAAAATTGTGCGAAATGGATATTAGAGGGAGATATAAAAGCTTGCTTCGACTACATCAGCCATGAGTGGCTGATTGAAAATATTCCTATGGATAAATCGGTATTGAAACAATTCCTAAAAGCTGGATTTGTATTTGAAAATGAGTTGTTCCCAACAGATGATGGAACTCCTCAAGGAGGAGTTATCTCACCAATACTAGCAAATATGGCTCTTGATGGTATGCAGAAAGCGCTATCAGACAGATTCCATACAAATAAATTAGGAAGAGTAGATAATCGGTTTCAAATCGCCAACAAGGTATATCTTGTACGTTACGCTGATGATTTTATAGTTACAGCGGCAACAAAAGAAATTGCCGAAGAAGCAAAAGAACTAATTCGGGAATTCTTACAAACAAGAGGATTGGAGTTATCAGAGGAAAAGACAAAAATAACACACATCAATGACGGCTTCGATATGCTCGGATGGACGTTCCGAAAATGGAACGAAAAACTTATAGTAAAACCATCGAAGAAATCAGTGGACAACTTTGTAGCAAGTTTATCTGAAACTATTTTAAAACGTGGAAAGGCTTGGAAACAAGAAGTCTTGATTGAAAAGCTGAACCAACAAATACGTGGCTGGACAAATTACCATCAGTCTGTATGTGCCAGTGAAGCATTTGCGCACACTGACTATATACTCTATGAATTACTATGGAGATGGGCAAAACGACGTCATCCACATAAAGGAAAATGGTGGGTGTCAACAAATTACTGGCATAAAAAGGGCAACCGTAACTGGGTATTCTCTACTGATACAAAAGAATTATTAAGGGTAGACCATATTCCAATAGTCCGTCACACAAAAGTACGAATGAATGCAAATCCGTATTTCGATACACAGTATTTTAATGACCGTAAATTTAATAATGGTATGAAGAGATTATCTGGGCGGTTCAAATTAGTCTGGAAAAATCAAAGCGGATGTTGCTATCACTGTGGAATGCCTATGGAAATTAGCGACGATAGAGAAATATTCTTCAAAGTTCGAAAATCCATAGGTGGCAAGGACGAAGTGCCTAACATGGCGTATGTCCATAAACATTGCCAACAAATTTATCTTGAGTGTCGCTCGAAAGAGTGA
- a CDS encoding bifunctional lytic transglycosylase/C40 family peptidase, with product MNLKLIIEVGKILFDEEHRKKIIYIIIGIMLLIFLPILAIFGGATSSDQSPFGKANVPPYIEKWRPLVSVYTNKYGVSQYTDFLLALIYQEIGSSSTNDIMQSSESEGLPPNSIQNPEESVDAGVKYFKSVLDYGNNKHVDFTTIVQAYNFGWGYIDFVSSNGGKSTDVLAQTYSSMEASKMGWKSYGDVSYASKVMKNLAQNEVITAVNSSPLGIDNYNKLMSIATKYQGMPYVFGGASPVTSFDCSGLTEYVYNQIGIKLNRTAQEQYEQCAKVSQSDAQPGDLVFFQGTYVTSDYITHVGIYVGNNRFYQAGGKGIGYADLTGYFQQHLVGFGRVPNK from the coding sequence ATGAATCTAAAATTAATTATCGAAGTTGGAAAGATATTATTTGATGAAGAGCACAGAAAGAAAATTATTTATATAATAATTGGTATAATGCTCTTGATTTTTCTTCCTATCTTAGCCATATTTGGTGGAGCAACGAGTTCAGATCAAAGTCCTTTTGGCAAGGCAAATGTACCTCCATATATTGAAAAATGGCGTCCACTTGTTAGTGTCTACACTAACAAATATGGAGTTTCACAGTACACAGATTTTTTACTTGCTCTAATATATCAAGAGATAGGAAGTTCATCAACAAATGATATAATGCAAAGTTCTGAATCGGAAGGATTACCACCTAATTCAATACAAAATCCCGAGGAAAGTGTTGACGCAGGAGTAAAATATTTCAAATCGGTTTTAGACTATGGAAACAACAAACATGTTGATTTTACCACTATAGTTCAAGCTTATAATTTTGGATGGGGATATATTGATTTTGTATCATCAAATGGAGGAAAAAGCACAGATGTTTTGGCACAAACTTATTCATCAATGGAAGCTTCAAAAATGGGATGGAAAAGTTATGGAGACGTAAGCTATGCTTCAAAAGTTATGAAAAACTTAGCACAAAATGAGGTTATTACAGCAGTAAACAGTTCTCCATTAGGCATAGATAATTATAATAAACTTATGTCAATTGCTACTAAATATCAGGGTATGCCTTACGTATTCGGTGGGGCTTCACCTGTTACCAGTTTCGATTGTTCGGGGCTAACAGAATACGTTTATAATCAGATAGGAATTAAGTTAAACAGGACAGCACAGGAGCAGTATGAGCAGTGTGCAAAGGTGTCTCAATCTGATGCACAGCCAGGCGATTTAGTTTTCTTCCAAGGTACTTATGTTACTTCAGATTATATTACTCACGTTGGTATTTACGTAGGAAATAATAGATTTTATCAGGCAGGAGGTAAAGGCATAGGTTACGCAGATTTAACAGGATACTTTCAGCAACATCTAGTAGGTTTTGGTAGAGTACCTAATAAATAA
- a CDS encoding ATP-binding protein, with translation MSILKIKKKDKALIKEQKEHEYIKNFVDMVSPSVIKFSPSYYVFGNTYRRVFAIRNYPLNTDSKALLRKFGEKSNITLKVYCNQMSVAEYENSIESSVNKNISDTTENKFIARTKASQQLEITRNLVQYLNQNKDERMFKVSVFIEAIAYSQEELNEITNDMIIKLDGITYDNLFLRQREGFMAVNPCGKNLLGLQFERHMPSSSLANLFPYSYSGLIDKNGFFIGKDRFGGSIIVDLDKRNKTHTNSNIVILGNAGEGKSYLLKLIMVNWRMKDKKIICLDPEHEVRQEVA, from the coding sequence ATGAGTATATTAAAAATTAAAAAGAAGGATAAGGCTTTAATTAAAGAACAGAAAGAGCATGAATATATTAAAAACTTTGTTGATATGGTAAGCCCCAGTGTAATAAAATTTTCTCCTTCTTATTATGTGTTCGGGAACACATACAGAAGAGTATTTGCAATAAGAAATTACCCTTTAAATACGGACAGCAAAGCTCTATTAAGAAAGTTTGGAGAGAAAAGCAATATTACTTTAAAAGTTTACTGTAATCAAATGTCCGTAGCAGAATATGAAAATTCAATAGAAAGCAGTGTTAACAAAAACATTTCAGATACTACAGAAAATAAATTTATTGCAAGAACAAAAGCAAGCCAGCAACTAGAAATAACAAGGAACTTAGTACAGTATTTAAACCAAAATAAAGATGAAAGAATGTTTAAAGTTTCTGTATTTATTGAAGCTATAGCATACAGCCAAGAGGAATTAAACGAGATTACAAACGATATGATAATTAAGCTTGATGGGATTACCTATGACAATTTATTTTTAAGGCAGAGAGAAGGCTTTATGGCTGTAAATCCATGCGGAAAAAACTTATTAGGGCTTCAATTTGAAAGGCATATGCCATCATCAAGCTTGGCAAATTTATTTCCTTATTCCTACAGTGGTTTAATAGACAAGAACGGTTTTTTTATAGGAAAAGATAGATTTGGCGGAAGTATAATAGTTGATTTGGATAAAAGAAATAAAACTCATACTAATTCAAATATTGTTATTTTAGGAAATGCAGGAGAAGGAAAAAGCTATCTTCTAAAGCTGATTATGGTTAATTGGAGAATGAAGGATAAAAAAATAATTTGCTTAGATCCCGAGCATGAGGTGCGACAAGAAGTCGCATAG